A single window of Labrus mixtus chromosome 23, fLabMix1.1, whole genome shotgun sequence DNA harbors:
- the btr12 gene encoding bloodthirsty-related gene family, member 12 encodes MQSNSSPGASLLSEEQFCCSICLEVFVEPVSTPCGHSFCKACLQGYWNHSKKFLCPMCKKSYTKRPEMSVNRVLAEISTQFQGLMTAGGAGVAGGAGAASRGSTLNLSSNSGQGKDTGEFAQAGEVACDACIGRKLKAHKSCVNCPGSFCETHLRHHRKVKSLISHRLIEPTFHLEEKICKKHERLLEVYCRTDHACVCTACAEATHKSHDIVPTEHEWKKKMSNLGKKRSELKHLIKERAKKLEEIKQSIKVIKASSQRELEESWQVYAELQRVVEQSQAELVELIATRQREAERHAQELARGLENELSQLRRRSNELEAFAQTQDKVVFLQNIVTLSPPPEPADWSAVSINTDLYLGTIRTSVSGLIEKFQEELKRLYGKELRKVQNYSSEVILDPATAQKNLAVSDDGRQVRYEERKASHSEGPKRFSPALFVLGREGLSSGRHYWEVDVSRKMAWTLGVASASARRKGEIKLSPGGGYWCLWLKNGEVKALESPRLPLQMPSQPGKVGVFLDYEGGHISFYDVKARLHLYTFSHSFNEGLYPIFSPCLVQDGKNASPLVITPVKHCPVQSLVACAEKMTLPLRRVGMATTGNLSEEQVHCSICLDVFTNPVSIPCGHNFCQSCILGYWKTSPLYQCPMCKKSFYKRPDICINTVLREIAEQFKEIRVRSAEGTLSEEEGEEKEKRWVMERRKREDEERLLEKDQKQQLLEELKEKQEEERKKKAPQEELPPLIPPVAAPKTSPPPSPEGPPPPLPQTSPPPSPQIAAPQTSPPPSPQIAAPQTSPPPSPQIAAPPAPQTSPPPQSQIAAPPAPQTSSALPPPSWEEVLCDVCLGEGRPKAVKSCLVCLTSFCEEHLKSHSARFTKHKLIEPVSNMEDRMCPKHERLLELFCKKDQTCVCVLCTETDHRAHYTVPVEREWIDKKAQLKRTEMDVQQMIQERVEKLEDIKHAVELHKASAQREIQESMQVFSELVRAIQRNQAELVLSIEEKQRQAERWAEGFMTELEQEISELKRRNTELENVARTDHIHFLKNFPALSTPPSVKDWSETSVPTDTCVGMIRRSVSKLEATLNEMINKLAESEIKKILKYTVDVTLDPDSANPWLQLSQDRHQVRHLGAWQDLPDHPDRFDTVVIVLARDGFTSGRHYWEVQVGDKDDWYMGVARSSVNRKGRISVSATQGYWALAMKKGQGYRVSTSPPILLTLDPKPKRVGVYVDYEEGQVSFYDVRARTHIYTIKDTFREKILPFFYLYCCDKASDTMMICPVNEKSLIKQS; translated from the exons AATCTGAGCTCGAACTCGGGCCAGGGGAAGGACACCGGGGAGTTTGCACAGGCCGGGGAGGTCGCCTGTGACGCCTGCATCGGGAGGAAGTTGAAGGCGCACAAGTCGTGTGTGAACTGTCCGGGGTCATTCTGCGAGACTCATCTCAGACATCACAGAAAG GTGAAGTCTCTGATCTCCCACCGCCTGATCGAGCCCACTTTCCACCTGGAGGAGAAGATCTGCAAGAAGCACGAGCGCCTCCTGGAGGTCTACTGCCGCACCGACCACGCCTGTGTCTGCACCGCCTGCGCAGAGGCCACGCACAAGTCGCACGACATCGTCCCCACGGAGCACGagtggaagaagaagatg AGTAATCTGGGAAAGAAGAGGTCGGAGTTGAAACACCTGATCAAGGAGAGAGCCAAGAAACTGGAGGAGATTAAACAATCCATCAAGGTGATCAAG gCCAGCTCTCAGAGGGAGTTGGAGGAGAGCTGGCAGGTGTACGCCGAGCTGCAGCGCGTTGTGGAGCAGAGTCAGGCGGAGCTGGTGGAGCTGATCGCCACGAGGCAGCGGGAGGCGGAGCGCCACGCGCAGGAATTAGCCCGGGGCCTGGAGAACGAGCTGAgccagctgaggaggaggagcaacgAGCTGGAGGCCTTCGCTCAGACGCAGGACAAAGTGGTCTTCCTGCAG AACATAGTGACGCTGTCTCCCCCGCCCGAGCCTGCCGATTGGTCGGCGGTCAGCATCAACACCGACCTCTACCTGGGGACCATCCGCACCTCGGTCAGCGGCCTCATCGAGAAGTTCCAGGAGGAGCTTAAGAGGCTGTACGGGAAAG AGCTCCGCAAGGTCCAGAACTATTCGA GTGAGGTGATTTTGGACCCCGCCACGGCTCAGAAGAACCTGGCTGTGTCGGATGACGGTCGCCAGGTGAGGTATGAAGAGCGGAAGGCCTCCCACTCCGAGGGCCCGAAGCGCTTCAGCCCCGCCCTCTTCGTCTTGGGCCGCGAGGGCCTCAGCTCCGGGCGTCACTACTGGGAGGTGGACGTGTCGCGCAAGATGGCCTGGACGCTGGGCGTGGCCAGCGCCTCTGCTCGTCGCAAAGGTGAGATCAAGCTGAGCCCCGGCGGCGGGTACTGGTGCCTGTGGCTGAAAAACGGCGAGGTGAAGGCTCTGGAATCTCCCCGTCTGCCTCTGCAGATGCCATCCCAGCCCGGCAAAGTGGGAGTCTTCCTGGATTACGAAGGAGGCCACATTTCCTTCTATGATGTGAAGGCGCGTCTGCATCTCTACACCTTCAGCCACTCCTTCAACGAGGGTCTCTATCCCATCTTCAGCCCCTGCCTCGTCCAGGACGGCAAGAACGCTTCTCCTCTAGTGATCACACCTGTGAAACAC TGCCCCGTTCAGAGCCTGGTTGCTTGCGCTGAAAAAATGACCCTGCCTCTCCGCCGTGTAGGAATGGCCACCACTGGGAACCTTTCAGAAGAGCAGGTGCACTGCTCCATCTGTCTGGACGTCTTCACCAACCCGGTCTCCATCCCCTGCGGCCACAACTTTTGCCAGAGCTGCATTCTGGGATACTGGAAAACCAGCCCTTTGTACCAGTGTCCCATGTGTAAGAAGTCCTTCTACAAAAGGCCCGATATTTGCATTAACACGGTCCTGAGGGAAATCGCGGAGCAGTTCAAGGAGATCAGGGTTAGGAGTGCGGAAGGGACGTTAagcgaggaggagggagaggagaaagaaaagaggtgGGTGATGGAAAGGAGAAAaagggaggacgaggagaggctTTTGGAGAAAGATCAGAAGCAGCAGCTACTGGAGGAGCTGaaagagaagcaggaggaggagaggaagaagaaggcgCCGCAAGAGGAGTTACCACCTCTGATCCCCCCTGTGGCAGCACCCAAAACCTCTCCTCCACCGTCACCTGAGGggccgcctcctcctcttcctcaaacCTCACCTCCACCTTCGCCTCAAATCGCCGCTCCTCAAACCTCACCTCCACCCTCGCCTCAAATCGCCGCTCCTCAAACCTCGCCTCCACCCTCGCCTCAAATCGccgctcctccagctcctcaaaCCTCGCCTCCACCCCAGTCTCAAATCgctgctcctccagctcctcaaaCCTCCTCTGCCCTCCCACCTCCATCCTGGGAAGAGGTCCTCTGCGATGTTTGCCTCGGGGAAGGCAGGCCCAAAGCGGTCAAATCCTGCCTCGTGTGTCTGACTTCGTTCTGCGAGGAGCACCTGAAGTCTCATTCCGCCAGGTTCACCAAGCACAAGCTCATAGAGCCGGTTTCCAACATGGAGGACAGGATGTGTCCGAAGCACGAAAGGCTCCTGGAGCTGTTCTGTAAGAAGGAtcagacgtgtgtgtgcgtgctctgTACGGAGACGGACCACCGGGCGCACTACACCGTACCTGTGGAGAGGGAATGGATAGATAAAAAG GCTCAGCTAAAGAGGACAGAAATGGACGTCCAGCAAATGATCCAAGAAAGAGTGGAAAAGTTGGAGGACATCAAACACGCTGTGGAGCTGCACAAA gcCAGTGCGCAGAGAGAGATCCAGGAAAGCATGCAGGTCTTCTCAGAGCTGGTTCGCGCCATCCAGAGGAATCAGGCCGAGCTGGTTTTGTCCATAGAGGAGAAGCAGAGGCAGGCGGAGAGGTGGGCCGAAGGCTTCATGACTGAGCTGGAGCAGGAAATCTCTGagttgaagaggaggaataCAGAGCTGGAGAACGTGGCTCGGACCGACCACATTCACTTCTTAAAG AATTTCCCAGCTCTGAGCACTCCTCCTTCAGTCAAAGACTGGTCTGAGACCAGTGTTCCCACTGACACGTGTGTGGGCATGATCAGGAGATCTGTGTCCAAACTGGAGGCAACGTTAAATGAAATGATCAACAAACTGGCTGAGAGTG agattaaaaagattttaaaatacacag tGGACGTCACCCTGGACCCCGACTCAGCCAACCCGTGGCTGCAGCTCTCTCAGGACAGACATCAGGTGAGACACCTGGGTGCATGGCAGGACCTCCCAGACCACCCTGACCGCTTCGACACCGTGGTCATCGTCCTGGCCCGTGATGGCTTCACCTCAGGGAGGCATTACTGGGAGGTCCAGGTGGGGGACAAAGACGACTGGTACATGGGTGTAGCAAGGTCCTCTGTCAACAGGAAGGGCAGGATCTCTGTCAGCGCCACACAGGGCTACTGGGCTCTGGCCATGAAGAAAGGCCAGGGCTACCGGGTGTCCACGTCCCCGCCCATCCTGCTCACCCTGGACCCCAAACCAAAGCGAGTGGGCGTGTATGTGGACTACGAGGAGGGGCAAGTGTCCTTCTATGACGTGAGGGCACGGACTCATATTTACACAATTAAAGATACGTTCAGGGAGAAGATCCTTCCCTTTTTCTACCTGTACTGCTGCGACAAAGCCTCAGATACCATGATGATTTGTCCTGTGAATGAGAAAAGCCTGATCAAGCAAAGCTAA
- the LOC132958161 gene encoding E3 ubiquitin-protein ligase TRIM39-like has protein sequence MIKLSPTDFIMTSLSVFASLPEDHFQCSICLNVFSSPVTTPCGHNFCKTCLSDHWDKSEICHCPLCNKRFYVRPEISTNEVIEEISTQIKRRKCETPESADAPWRVKCDVCTETKFKALKSCLVCWTSYCEAHLEPHRRVPSLMRHKLMDPVEDLEERMCEKHERVLELFCREEQVCICLLCSETDHKDHETVPVDEEGIRQKENIESKKATIKVMIEDRMEKILEFTNSSETRRESANKEMEDSETLFNHLMNGVHEVQTKLNLNIKEKLRKSQEKDIAMVEELQEEISKLQRKHSELEELSQSDDHLHLLQNLQTVSNMSGTKDWSKISVYSDMCVQTVRRAMTHLVSDFQSVLKTLTETELTRMRQYKESVTFDHDTAGSGLVVSDAGKRLKYFSNASLSSSDDFLRFDCPMVLGKKGFTSGRHYWEVRVGLRNNWDVGVATETANRTGKVALRRENGFFAIGKRGFDYQVHCTPYTALNLCPRPRQVGVYLDYNEGRVSFYDVERKLHIHSFTRESFTGKVFPYFYLHSRAKKSEPLVISSMVD, from the exons ATGATCAAACTTTCTCCAACAGATTTCATAATGACATCCCTCAGTGTTTTTGCTTCATTGCCAGAGGATCATTTCCAGTGCTCCATTTGTCTCAACGTCTTCAGCAGCCCAGTCACCACCCCGTGTGGTCACAACTTCTGCAAGACCTGCCTCAGCGATCACTGGGACAAGAGCGAAATATGTCACTGCCCGTTGTGTAATAAAAGATTCTACGTGAGACCCGAGATCTCCACAAACGAGGTCATCGAGGAGATTTCCACCCAAataaagaggaggaaatgtgaGACCCCTGAAAGCGCTGATGCACCGTGGCGGGTGAAGTGTGATGTGTGCACGGAGACAAAATTCAAGGCGTTGAAGTCTTGCCTCGTTTGTTGGACGTCGTACTGCGAAGCCCACCTGGAGCCCCACCGGAGAGTCCCGTCCCTGATGAGACACAAGCTGATGGATCCCGTGGAGGACCTGGAGGAGAGGATGTGTGAGAAGCACGAGAGGGTTTTGGAGCTTTTCTGCAGGGAGGAACAGGTGTGCATCTGTCTGCTGTGCAGCGAGACCGACCACAAAGACCACGAGACGGTTCCTGTTGATGAGGAAGGCATTCGGCAGAAA gaaAATATTGAGTCCAAGAAGGCAACGATCAAAGTGATGATTGAGGACAGAATGGAAAAGATCCTAGAATTCACAAACTCGTCTGAAACGCGCAGG gaGAGCGCAAACAAAGAGATGGAGGACAGCGAAACGCTCTTCAATCATCTGATGAATGGAGTGCACGAGGTGCAAACTAAACTGAATTTGAACATCAAAGAGAAGCTACGAAAATCCCAGGAGAAGGACATAGCCATGGTagaagagctgcaggaggaaatcAGCAAACTGCAGAGGAAGCACTCTGAGCTAGAAGAGCTCTCACAAAGTGACGACCACCTTCACCTCCTGCAG AACTTGCAGACTGTGAGCAACATGTCAGGCACGAAGGATTGGTCTAAGATCAGTGTCTACTCAGACATGTGCGTGCAGACGGTGAGGAGAGCCATGACTCATCTTGTTTCTGATTTTCAATCCGTGCTGAAAACTCTGACggaaacag agcTGACCAGGATGAGACAATATAAAG AGTCTGTGACGTTCGACCATGACACTGCTGGTTCTGGCCTTGTGGTGTCTGACGCGGGGAAACGTTTGAAGTACTTCAGCAACGCCAGCCTATCGTCGTCGGATGACTTTTTGAGGTTTGACTGTCCCATGGTTTTGGGGAAGAAGGGCTTCACGTCCGGGCGTCACTACTGGGAAGTCAGAGTGGGGCTGAGAAACAACTGGGATGTTGGCGTTGCCACGGAAACCGCAAACAGAACAGGGAAGGTGGCCTTGAGAAGAGAAAATGGCTTCTTCGCCATAGGAAAGCGAGGTTTTGATTATCAAGTCCATTGTACACCCTACACAGCTCTCAACCTGTGTCCCAGGCCGAGACAGGTGGGCGTGTATTTGGACTATAACGAAGGCAGAGTGTCTTTCTATGACGTGGAGAGAAAGTTGCACATTCACTCCTTCACGCGGGAATCTTTCACGGGCAAAGTATTCCCGTACTTTTATCTGCACAGCAGGGCCAAGAAATCTGAGCCGTTGGTTATTTCCTCCATGGTGGATTAA
- the LOC132958166 gene encoding E3 ubiquitin-protein ligase TRIM47-like — MQRQTIRLKIMSELFECCICLDGFTSPASLPCGHRFCLGCIGEFWRIHGACQCPLCKALFPIRPQLKTDQTLHSPSGDATVPFKSGEVPCDFCPAKYRAVKSCLECMASFCATHLEPHYQDEHLGRHLLISVLKNLEDSVCGAHGKQLSRFCRSDRTCICAMCAQTEHRGHHIVSINKEVTKKKIKLKWRKIKLQQAIEEKISKVEKIKLADLGEENRKEVWAQNEELVGQLEEEIAQLQRRNTELEQLSQTEDSIHFLQRFLHRTST; from the exons atgcaaagacaGACGATACGCTTGAAGATAATGTCAGAGCTGTTCGAGTGCTGTATCTGTCTGGACGGGTTCACCAGTCCTGCGTCCCTTCCCTGTGGACACCGCTTCTGCCTGGGATGTATAGGTGAATTCTGGAGGATTCATGGGGCCTGTCAGTGCCCCCTCTGCAAAGCCCTTTTCCCAATCAGGCCACAGCTCAAAACCGACCAAACTCTACATTCCCCGAGTGGGGACGCAACTGTGCCTTTCAAATCTGGAGAGGTTCCCTGCGATTTCTGCCCAGCCAAGTACAGAGCCGTCAAATCCTGCCTGGAATGCATGGCATCATTTTGTGCCACTCACCTGGAGCCACATTACCAGGACGAACATCTCGGGCGCCATCTTCTGATCAGCGTGCTGAAGAACCTGGAGGACTCTGTTTGTGGAGCGCATGGAAAGCAGCTGAGTCGGTTCTGTCGGAGTGATCGAACATGTATCTGTGCCATGTGTGCCCAGACAGAACACAGGGGCCATCACATTGTTTCTATTAACAAGGAAGTTACAAAGAAGAAG ATTAAACTAAAATGGAGGAAGATCAAACTTCAGCAAGCCATTGAAGAGAAAATAAGCAAAGTTGAGAAAATCAAGCTGGCAGACCTCGGTGAGGAAAATCGAAAGGAGGTGTGGGCGCAAAATGAAGAGCTCGTCGGGCAGCTCGAGGAGGAAATCGCTCAACTGCAGAGGAGAAACACTGAGCTAGAGCAGCTCTCACAGACAGAAGACAGCATCCACTTCCTGCAG AGATTTCTACACAGAACGTCAACCTAA